The following proteins come from a genomic window of Gossypium raimondii isolate GPD5lz chromosome 5, ASM2569854v1, whole genome shotgun sequence:
- the LOC105768945 gene encoding filament-like plant protein 4: MDRRWPWKKKSSDKAAAAVTLTSAASQGDQDTLKKYVQISVESYSHLTGLENQVKTYEEQVQRLEDEINDLNEKVSAANSEITSKEDLVKQHTKVAEEAVSGWEKAEAEALALKNHLESVTLLKLTAEEKASHLDDALKECMRQIRNLKEEHDHKLQDVVATKNKQCEKIKLELEAKIAILEQELLKSEAENAAMSGSLQERSNMVIKISEEKSQAEAEIERFKGNIESCEREINSLKYEIHVLSKEVEIRNEEKNMSMRSAEAANKQHMEGVKKIAKLEAECQRLRGLVRKKLPGPAALAQMKLEVESLGRDYGDSRFKRSPVRPSSPHLSTISDFSIDSAQKSHKEQDFFRERLLAMEEETKMLKEALAIRNSELLASRNLCAKTSSKLQTLEAQLAISNQQRSPSKTIVQIPTEVYSSQIASNPPSMTSVSEDGNDDDRSCAESWATALISELSHFKKENSTEKSSKSENVKHLDLMDDFIEMEKLACSSNDSTANGAIIVSGCNKDKISETVNGDASGEISCRELQSEKQHDLSPPADHVSDADKLPVMKLRARLFMVLQSMSKDADMQKILEDIKHAAQDARDTLDERSVNGVSEVNGFDGTCNEHAFSGDGNLTGEKTIAMPPGDKVKSGTAQIISPELAAAISHIHNFVLSLGKEARAVDDISFDGNGLSHKIDEFFVTRNKVLSSNASLDDLIFDLSTVLAKAGELRFSVLGYKGNEVEINSPHCIDKVALPENKVTQDDSSGAIYQNGSAIISNPASNPEVPDDGNLVSEYESKQTSKFSSEEFKELKLENENMARDLSQCTENLEMTKSQLHETEQLLAEAKSQLAYAQRSNSLAETQLKCMTESYRSLETRAEELETEVNRLQVKIEALENELQDEKRSHQDAFARCKELEEQLQRNETCSVCSSAAKNDLKNKQEKELAEKLAECQETIFLLGKQLKAFRPQTDIMGSPFNERSQKGDDEPTTSGINLQDLYQAKMDSIAAAAASGIGSRGGAESLMESVNTPSSPYDSEANSLRTPIKPKHRSTTSMSSSSSSTPTPDKHSRGFSRFFSSKGKNDN, translated from the exons ATGGATCGCCGTTGGCCTTGGAAGAAAAAATCATCTGATAAAGCTGCTGCAGCCGTCACTTTAACTTCAGCTGCATCTCAAGGCGATCAg GATACCTTAAAAAAGTATGTTCAAATATCCGTAGAATCATATTCCCACCTTACTGGCTTGGAGAATCAAGTGAAAACATACGAGGAACAAGTTCAGAGGTTGGAGGATGAGATTAACGACTTGAATGAAAAGGTCTCTGCAGCAAACTCGGAGATTACTTCCAAGGAAGACCTGGTGAAACAGCACACTAAAGTTGCAGAAGAAGCCGTCTCAG GTTGGGAAAAGGCTGAAGCAGAGGCCTTGGCATTGAAAAATCATCTGGAATCTGTTACCCTTTTGAAGCTCACTGCTGAAGAGAAGGCATCACATTTAGATGACGCTCTTAAAGAGTGCATGCGGCAGATCCGAAATCTGAAGGAAGAACACGATCATAAGTTGCAAGATGTGGTAGCTACCAAAAACAAGCAATGCGAGAAGATTAAGCTTGAGCTTGAAGCGAAGATAGCTATTTTAGAACAAGAGCTCCTCAAGTCTGAAGCTGAGAATGCTGCGATGTCAGGGTCTTTGCAAGAACGTTCTAACATGGTGATCAAGATTAGTGAAGAAAAATCACAAGCTGAGGCTGAGATTGAGCGTTTTAAGGGGAACATTGAATCGTGCGAAAGGGAAATAAATTCGCTCAAGTATGAGATTCATGTGCTTTCCAAAGAGGTAGAAATTCgtaatgaagaaaagaatatgAGCATGAGGTCTGCTGAAGCTGCTAACAAGCAGCATATGGAGGGTGTCAAAAAGATTGCAAAGCTAGAAGCAGAGTGCCAAAGACTGCGCGGTCTTGTGCGGAAAAAGTTGCCTGGCCCTGCTGCACTTGCCCAAATGAAGTTAGAGGTTGAGAGTTTAGGACGGGATTATGGGGATAGTCGATTCAAGAGGTCTCCTGTCCGGCCATCTTCTCCACACCTGTCCACCATCAGCGACTTCTCCATTGACAGTGCACAGAAATCTCATAAAGAGCAGGACTTTTTCAGAGAACGTTTATTGGCAATGGAAGAAGAAACAAAGATGCTGAAAGAAGCTTTGGCAATACGTAACAGTGAACTACTGGCTTCGAGGAACCTGTGTGCAAAGACATCCAGCAAGCTCCAAACTTTAGAAGCACAACTTGCCATCAGCAACCAACAAAGAAGTCCTTCAAAAACAATTGTTCAGATTCCTACAGAAGTTTACTCCAGCCAAATTGCTAGCAATCCACCGAGTATGACTTCTGTGTCTGAAGATGGAAATGATGATGATAGAAGCTGTGCCGAGTCATGGGCTACAGCTTTGATCTCTGAGCTCTCACATTTCAAGAAAGAAAATAGCACTGAAAAGTCGAGCAAATCTGAAAATGTTAAGCACCTGGACCTCATGGATGATTTTATTGAGATGGAGAAGTTGGCGTGTTCGTCAAATGATTCAACTGCAAATGGTGCAATCATTGTTTCAGGTTGTAACAAAGATAAGATATCTGAAACTGTTAATGGTGATGCTTCAGGAGAGATTTCTTGCAGAGAACTCCAGTCTGAAAAACAGCATGATCTATCACCACCAGCAGATCATGTATCAGATGCAGACAAATTGCCTGTTATGAAGCTTCGAGCACGGCTCTTTATGGTGCTTCAATCAATGTCTAAGGATGCTGATATGCAAAAAATTCTGGAGGACATCAAGCATGCTGCACAGGATGCACGTGACACCCTGGACGAGCGCTCTGTCAATGGTGTCTCTGAAGTGAATGGCTTTGATGGCACATGCAACGAGCATGCCTTTTCTGGAGATGGTAACTTAACTGGAGAGAAAACAATTGCTATGCCCCCAGGTGATAAGGTGAAATCTGGAACCGCGCAAATTATAAGTCCAGAATTAGCTGCTGCAATTTCTCATATTCATAACTTCGTACTGTCCCTCGGAAAAGAAGCAAGGGCTGTTGATGACATATCTTTTGATGGCAATGGATTAAGCCACAAAATTGATGAGTTCTTTGTCACCCGCAATAAGGTCTTAAGCAGCAATGCAAGTTtggatgatttaatttttgatctTTCTACTGTTTTAGCCAAAGCCGGAGAACTAAGATTCAGTGTGCTTGGCTACAAGGGTAATGAAGTGGAAATTAATAGTCCTCATTGCATAGATAAGGTTGCTTTACCAGAGAATAAGGTAACTCAAGATGATTCATCTGGCGCGATATATCAAAATGGCAGTGCCATCATTTCAAATCCAGCTTCCAATCCTGAGGTTCCTGATGATGGAAACCTGGTCTCAGAATATGAATCAAAACAAACGAGCAAATTCTCTTCTGAAGAGTTCAAGGAATTAAAGTTGGAAAACGAAAACATGGCAAGGGATCTTTCTCAATGCACTGAAAATCTGGAGATGACCAAGTCTCAGTTACACGAAACCGAGCAGCTTCTAGCAGAAGCTAAATCTCAATTGGCTTATGCTCAAAGGTCAAACAGCTTGGCTGAGACACAGCTCAAGTGCATGACAGAATCTTATAGATCACTTGAAACACGTGCTGAAGAGTTAGAGACCGAGGTGAACCGTCTCCAGGTAAAAATAGAAGCTCTTGAAAATGAGCTTCAAGATGAAAAGAGAAGTCATCAAGATGCTTTTGCCCGATGTAAGGAACTAGAAGAGCAATTGCAAAG GAATGAGACCTGTTCTGTATGTTCTTCAGCAGCCAAGAATGACCTCAAGAACAAGCAG GAGAAAGAATTAGCAGAGAAACTAGCGGAATGTCAAGAAACCATATTCCTTCTTGGCAAGCAATTAAAAGCTTTCCGTCCTCAGACAGATATAATGGGATCACCCTTCAACGAGAGGAGCCAAAAGGGTGACGATGAACCCACTACCAGTGGCATCAACTTGCAGGATTTATATCAGGCAAAGATGGACAGTATCgctgctgctgctgcttctGGCATTGGAAGCAGAGGTGGTGCGGAGTCTCTCATGGAGTCAGTCAACACACCAAGCAGCCCATATGATAGTGAAGCAAACTCTTTGAGAACACCCATCAAACCAAAACACAGGTCTACAACATCAAtgtcttcatcttcttcttctacccCAACTCCAGATAAACATTCACGAGGCTTTAGCAGATTCTTTTCCTCCAAAGGGAAGAATGATAATTAA